In Telopea speciosissima isolate NSW1024214 ecotype Mountain lineage chromosome 10, Tspe_v1, whole genome shotgun sequence, the DNA window cttcaccaccaccaccaccaccgccaccaccattgccattgccaccaccaccgccactacttccacaaccaccatcaccaccaccaccgccactgctaccccttcaccaccaccaccaccaccgccactactTCCACGTCACCACTACACTGccaccaccgtcaccaccaccaccatccttcccaaagaaatatagagaatctattctcagaatttgaactatcaaatggattttttttattcttaaaatatttcatattgatgcaactaaaacaatttcaattttttgaccaaaaatctatttgttgactatttcaagaaatcaatccaaaattgaaatagaaatcataccaaatcaagcCTAAATGAATGATGCATGAAATCTACCGTGTACGAACTCCTCCTTCGTTAGTGAAAGCAAGGTACACTACATTGCATAGGCTAAAGGGAAGTTTGAACTAATTCATACTAGAtcgatttggtttaattttgtTGGATTAGAGCAATATCAGTAAAAGAAACATGTCACTAGCCATCCATGGCCTATCTGGAGGGGCAATGTTGAAATTCAAGTTCCCACTTATCACTAAAATACTTACTGGTAAGTTAAAGAAAATCCACGATCACATAATCACTCGAGAGCAAACAACCGTCGTGGCCTATTAGATGTGCTTATTGGACATGAACTATATAACCATATGAAGAGAAGGAAGACTGGCAAAAGGATATTTGGGCTCCTTTAAATTATATATGAGGAAGGTTGATAATAGGAACGAGTTGTCTTTCTTGGAGGGAGTATTGAAAAAATTTGGGTTATGTGATAAATGGATTCAACTTATGatgcagtgtgtgtgtgtgtctacGGTATTACATTATCTATTGATTGATGGTGTACAAAAAAGATACATTCATGCCATCTAGAGCTCTTCGCCAAGGCGACCCTCTATCCCTATCCATTTCATTTTTTACACTGAATTTCTCAATTCTCTTAATTTAGGTGTGGTAAATAATGGTAGTTTGCTAGGTATTTGGGTTCACAGGCAAAGCCCAGAAATTACACATTGATTTTTTGCGAATTACTACTTGATGTAGGAAGACAGCTCATTGAAATCTTTAAAAATATTATGGAAGACATACGATGAAGCTTCGGGGAAATCCATTAAAATGTAGCAACCTTTAGTTCAAATACTCCGGCCAGTTATGAAGTTAGAGAAATATTTATGATTGCTTACTGAAGTGGGGACATCTAAAAAGAATCCTTCCAAGATATAAAAGATATAACTCTCACCAAAGTAAAgagtattgaaaaaaaaaattatccccCTATTATAATCCTTATGTAGTAGGGGATGTAGACAATCTTGCCAAACTATGTAATTCTTTGTGTTTATTGTATGATTATTGTTTGTGATTTCCGTTCTTTTCCACGTTGTGCTAAGATTCGTATCCAACATGGTGTCaaggtaagagagagagagagagagagagagagagagagagagagaataaagtATTTCCTAATTGAATCACATGGGAATAATTAAACGTATTTTCCAAACAAGGCCTTATCCACCTTTGGCAGTTCCTCCACGACTCTTTTTTAGTCTTTAGTCCGGCTCCTCTCCTCCAATCCCCGTAACCCCCTGTCTAAACAAAAACGTTTCCTTagtcattcttcttcttcttcacctcctTCTCTTGTCCTGTGTAAGTAACTGTAACTATTAGGTCTTCATGGCGACGAGATTGAATAGATTGGGCAGATGGCTTTCGATTTTCAAGAGGGGATTTTCAAGTTCCGCTGATGAACATAAGCTCCAACAAAGCGGCAAAACTGTCAATCTCTTTACTGCAATTAACCAAGCGCTGTCCGTCGCGCTGGAAACCGATCCTCGGTATGTCACTTTTTTGGTTTCTGAACTATCTGAAGGGAACCCAGAtcgtcatttttttattttttggtttattttatgtATGATGGGGGATTTTGTGGCTccaattttgattaaaaaaaaagaatttgatcAATTCTAATGGTGTTTAGCaccttgtttgtttgttttgcttgtcccccccccccccctcaccccCGAAGGAATGATCTTGATGTTGCTCTCATGCAATTCGATTCTCGAGGACGGAAGCAAGCTTCAATACTTTCCTTTGTTGGGTCCAAATTCATGAACTCATCCAATCTGCGCAAGGCTCTGATAGCCTTTTAATTCCAGTCAGCCACCTCAAATCCGTCACTCTCATCCTATATTTCGTTCTCTCTTAAATGTCCAAGATAAAGAAAACCCAGGTGATAGTAAGTTAACTAAGAGCCCTCCACTTAGTCAAAGGCCTTGAAAGGACTTCAAAGGCAACCCAGCAGATGGTAAAGTTTATACAGATCCCTCCACTTAGTCAAAGACCTTGAAAGGACTTCAAAGCCATATGCTTACTACCAATCATGGACTCCCCGTATCTCGGCCATAGTCTGAAAAGAATTTTCTTCTCTGTCCAAAAGGGTTTCATTTGATCTTCTATAGAAACCACAAGTGCCGATATCTGACATGGACACGAGCCATCCAACAGGGCAGGCTTTTGGAGAGCAAAGTTTCctttgttttaacttttaactaTTGTTGACCCAACAAAAGTTAAAACATCAAGAGAAATAGGCCAGGAAAATATTTCCAACTACTgttttccccctcttttcatGACTCCCTTTCGACAGAGCTGATTGAGAGATCAAGCATTCATAATTACTGACACTTTTATGACTGGGTTTGCAGAGAATGAAGTggatttctttccttcttagaAATGAAATCTTATTGTATGTAATTACTTCATAGTATTAAGATTAAATCAATTCCCTAGGAGTTTTCTGCTATTAGTTTCTTTCATGGACCAAATATTCCTAACCATTTATGGTACTGAATAACAATATGAAAATAGATACAGCCATTGTATCACCATCGATCGTTCCTCTGTGGATATCTTTAAAATTTGATCCACAATCCAGTATGCTGCCAGATTGTTATTAATACCCAATGGAGTCAAAATGCCATAGTAGATTCCCTAAATGGGAACCATCATATGCTATATGTGTTCCACATAGAATTATGTCAGCTGCAGACTATAAGATGGATCCTTAAGATTTTAATGTATTAATAATACATTAATACCTTCATGATGAAGTGAGAAATCAGCGTGTTGTTTATGTAGTATAACTGAAATCATTATTGAGTTTAGTGATTACAAGAAGAGGTATTCTTGGCTCTTTTTAGTGACATTCTACTTGATAACTTTATGTTACTGGTCTTCTGTACTGTCTGtaataattgaattttttttaacagtGCTTATGTCTTTGGAGAAGATGTGGGATTTGGTGGGGTTTTTCGCTGCACAACAGGATTGGCTGATCAATTTGGTAAACACAGGGTTTTTAATACTCCTCTTTGCGAACAGGTATGCCATTTTTCCCACTTTACCCTTTTCTTTGGTGTCAATTATGAATGGAAGTATGCCTTTTAGGTAGTGCTAGTCTAAATTTAATACTAATTTCACATTCACGCAGGGGATTGTTGGATTTGGTATTGGTCTTGCAGCAATGGTGTGTTCAAACATGTTTATAAGTGTATATTTCGTCTTGCCAGCAGAATTCCTATCTTCATTATCTTCTGTCAGATTTAATTTGATGGTTCTGCTAACGTGATAGGGAAATCGAGCAATTGCTGAGATTCAGTTTGCAGATTATATTTTTCCCGCTTTTGATCAGGCATGATTCATTTCAGATTCTAAATTTTCATGACAAAACAATTGACACTTCATTCACCCTCAGTCAGTTTTGTCTGTAGATTGTCAATGAAGCAGCAAAATTCAGATACCGGAGTGGGAACCAATTCAATTGTGGGGGTACAGGTTTCTTGTACTAATTACAACCCCCAAGATAAATTATAAAATTCCCTTCTTGAGATTCCATTTGTTGTTCCCAGGCTTGACAATAAGAACCCCGTATGGAGCTGTAGGCCATGGTGGCCATTATCACTCACAATCTCCAGAGGCTTTCTTCTGTCATGTACCAGGTCTCAAGGTATGTTTTCCTTCTCCTCACTGCAGAATGGATAGTTTTATTGCATAAATGTATCTAGGGGGCTGACAATATTTTCATGCTTAGAATTGGCCAAGTCATGTTAGACTTGACGAAGTTTTGGATCTGCTAGATGCTGTCCACTGACTTTGCAAACCTTGTTGGAATGAACTCAATTTCTTTATAGTCTCCTAATAATTTGTTCCATGAGCTCTGAACCTCGTCAATGGTTCTTGTAATAGGTTGTTGTTCCTCGAAGTCCATATCAAGCAAAAGGATTGTTGTTGGCATGCATACGTGACCCAAACCCCATTATCTTTCTTGAGCCAAAGGTAATGCTTGCTATTGTACCAGAATTACATAAAACATTGACAAATtacaatttccatttgaaaattGAGGTTCAAATTCAGAATGACATCAGTTGCCTAAATCAATATCTCACTTTATGGACACACAAAGAAGTTAAGGttgacccccaaaaaaattcagtttcaaGCACAACCAGAAGTAACTGCTTCAAACAGAATAGCGAAGGTGGTATTAGTCTTCTGTATGGTTAGTGATGAtaataaatatgggaaaatagGGGAAGGAAATGCAAACTTAATGGAGACAAAGTTAAAGGGCAACCTGGCTGAAGGATGATGGGAATACGAAATGTTACTAGAATCTCTCACAGTTGGCAAGTCTTTCCATTTCTCCTATAAGTCCCAAATGTAAGCTTTTAAAACTACCATGCTGTTGCATTAAGTTGTTGTATTAGAAGTGTACATTGTAAttgggggggcggggggggggggggggaagaggaaaaggaaagagaagaagctaCACAAGCACTAATGTCATGCTCTGTTCTTTCTTTCGGTGCTGCTTGTATCCGTGTTAATGTCATTTTGAATTTCAGTGGCTCTACCGTTTGGCAGCAGAAGAGGTTCCTGAGCATGATTACATGTTGCCACTATCCCAAGCGGAGGTATGAATCACCTATTTATCCTACGCAAGCAAGCACTTTAGATCATTAGGAACTACCTAAATTCTCTAATCCAT includes these proteins:
- the LOC122642957 gene encoding 2-oxoisovalerate dehydrogenase subunit beta 1, mitochondrial-like — translated: MATRLNRLGRWLSIFKRGFSSSADEHKLQQSGKTVNLFTAINQALSVALETDPRAYVFGEDVGFGGVFRCTTGLADQFGKHRVFNTPLCEQGIVGFGIGLAAMGNRAIAEIQFADYIFPAFDQIVNEAAKFRYRSGNQFNCGGLTIRTPYGAVGHGGHYHSQSPEAFFCHVPGLKVVVPRSPYQAKGLLLACIRDPNPIIFLEPKWLYRLAAEEVPEHDYMLPLSQAEVIREGKDITLVGWGAQLSVMEQACVDAEKDGISCELIDLRTLIPWDKETVEASVKKTGRLLVSHEAPVTGGFGAEISASITEQCFLRLEAPVARICGLDTPFPLVFEPFYMPTKNKILDAIKATVNY